A portion of the Burkholderia pseudomultivorans genome contains these proteins:
- a CDS encoding (2Fe-2S)-binding protein: MIDIVVNDTRHSLENVPEDMPLLWVLRDRLKLTGTKFGCGKGLCGACTVHLEGQAVRACLIPAVAAHGRHVTTIEGLSPNGRHPLQLAWVAEDVPQCGYCQPGQLMQAAALLKGGQPVDDAAIVQAMSGNICRCGTYARIHRAIKRAASGEPAKEA; the protein is encoded by the coding sequence ATGATCGACATCGTCGTGAACGATACACGCCATTCGCTCGAGAATGTACCGGAGGATATGCCGTTGCTGTGGGTGCTGCGCGACCGGCTCAAGCTCACCGGCACCAAGTTCGGCTGCGGCAAGGGACTGTGCGGCGCCTGCACCGTGCATCTCGAAGGGCAGGCCGTGCGGGCGTGCCTGATTCCGGCCGTGGCCGCCCATGGCCGGCACGTGACGACGATCGAAGGGCTGTCGCCGAACGGGCGGCATCCGCTGCAACTCGCGTGGGTCGCGGAGGACGTGCCGCAGTGCGGCTATTGCCAGCCGGGGCAGTTGATGCAGGCCGCGGCGCTGCTGAAGGGCGGCCAGCCGGTCGACGATGCGGCGATCGTGCAGGCGATGTCCGGCAACATCTGCCGTTGCGGCACCTATGCGCGCATTCATCGCGCGATCAAGCGCGCGGCGTCCGGCGAACCGGCGAAGGAGGCATGA
- a CDS encoding amidohydrolase family protein translates to MSLPSSSLLIRHPIAVMSGRAGDAARLGRPDIRIRDGRIESIAPDLAPLPDERVIDAQDCVVYPGWINTHHHLFQNLLKAVPAGINADLQAWLAAVPYPRVARFTPDLARIAARLGFAELLLSGVTTCADHHYLYHAGGTTETGDLLFDEAANFGMRFVLCRGGALQAAGDHPGFAGTALQPETLDQMLADIERLKARYHDASAASMRRVVVAPTTPTFSLPPALLPEVARAARGMGLRLHSHLSETTRYVDFCRERYGKLPVEFVADHEWLGPDVWFAHLVHLEPNEIAMLAETGTGCAHCPVSNARLGSGIAPAPRMASAGVPVSLGVDGVASNESGSMTHEANFAWLVHRAAHGASATTAEEVLHWGTQGGARVLGLGAVGTLEVGQAADLVLYDVSGPRFNGFHDHAIAPVVAGEPAPVRYSIVNGRVVVDDGEIPGLDLPALRRAAADAVRQLLD, encoded by the coding sequence GTGAGCCTGCCCTCTTCTTCGCTGTTGATCCGCCATCCGATCGCGGTCATGAGCGGTCGCGCCGGCGACGCCGCGCGGCTCGGCCGCCCCGACATCCGCATCCGCGACGGCCGGATCGAATCGATCGCGCCCGATCTCGCGCCGCTGCCCGACGAGCGCGTAATTGACGCACAGGACTGCGTCGTCTATCCGGGCTGGATCAACACGCATCACCATCTGTTCCAGAACCTGCTGAAGGCCGTTCCGGCCGGCATCAACGCCGATCTTCAGGCATGGCTCGCGGCCGTGCCGTATCCGCGCGTCGCGCGCTTCACGCCGGACCTCGCCCGCATCGCCGCGCGGCTCGGCTTCGCGGAACTGCTGCTGTCGGGCGTCACGACCTGCGCCGATCACCATTATCTGTATCACGCCGGCGGCACGACCGAGACCGGCGATCTGCTGTTCGACGAGGCCGCGAACTTCGGCATGCGCTTCGTGCTGTGCCGCGGCGGCGCGTTGCAGGCGGCCGGCGACCATCCCGGCTTCGCCGGCACCGCGCTGCAGCCCGAGACGCTCGACCAGATGCTCGCGGACATCGAGCGGCTGAAGGCACGCTATCACGACGCGAGCGCCGCATCGATGCGCCGCGTGGTGGTCGCGCCAACCACGCCGACCTTCTCGCTGCCGCCCGCGCTGCTGCCTGAAGTCGCGCGCGCCGCGCGCGGGATGGGCCTGCGGCTGCACTCGCACCTGTCGGAGACGACGCGCTACGTCGATTTCTGCCGCGAGCGCTACGGCAAGCTGCCGGTCGAGTTCGTCGCCGATCACGAATGGCTCGGTCCCGACGTATGGTTCGCGCACCTGGTCCATCTCGAACCGAACGAGATCGCGATGCTCGCCGAGACCGGCACCGGCTGCGCGCACTGCCCCGTCAGCAACGCGCGACTCGGCAGCGGGATCGCGCCCGCGCCGCGCATGGCATCCGCCGGCGTGCCGGTCTCGCTCGGCGTGGATGGCGTTGCGTCGAACGAATCGGGCAGCATGACGCACGAAGCGAATTTCGCATGGCTCGTGCATCGCGCCGCACATGGCGCGTCGGCCACCACTGCAGAGGAAGTGCTGCACTGGGGCACGCAGGGCGGCGCGCGCGTGCTCGGGCTCGGCGCGGTCGGCACGCTCGAAGTCGGGCAGGCTGCCGACCTCGTGCTGTACGACGTGAGCGGCCCGCGCTTCAACGGCTTCCACGACCATGCAATCGCGCCGGTCGTGGCGGGCGAACCCGCGCCGGTCCGATACAGCATCGTGAACGGCCGCGTCGTCGTCGACGACGGCGAGATCCCGGGGCTCGACCTGCCCGCACTGCGCCGCGCTGCCGCCGACGCAGTGCGGCAGTTGCTCGATTGA
- a CDS encoding CobW family GTP-binding protein, protein MTHIHTTHSDVQKIPVTVLTGFLGAGKTTLLNYILREKHGRKIAVIENEFGEIGIDGGLVLESTEEIYEMTNGCVCCVGAVREDLVRIVRMLVQRPDRLDHIIVETSGLADPYPVAQTFFLDDPIAKEVALDAVVTMVDAKHIRAHLDDLVLDGRDNQAVDQIVCADRIVINKVDLVDAPSIDALTARLRELNTTAEIVTSSYAQVDLDRILGIGANEFAQILVESDGLHADEHAHADEHGAHAHDEHDAHDGHEDHDHHEHDDSVSSVGIEVDADVDLDALEAWLGELRNADTANLFRMKGILAVHGRAQRYVLQGVHGVIELRAAQAWGCEPRSSRIVFIGRDLDRAALTDRFHACLAASVAA, encoded by the coding sequence ATGACCCATATCCACACCACCCACAGCGACGTCCAGAAGATTCCGGTCACCGTGCTCACCGGCTTTCTCGGCGCGGGCAAGACCACGCTGCTCAACTACATCCTGCGCGAGAAACACGGTCGCAAGATCGCGGTGATCGAGAACGAGTTCGGCGAGATCGGCATCGACGGCGGGCTCGTGCTCGAATCGACCGAGGAAATCTACGAGATGACCAACGGCTGCGTGTGCTGCGTCGGCGCGGTGCGCGAGGATCTGGTGCGCATCGTGCGGATGCTGGTCCAGCGGCCCGACCGGCTCGATCACATCATCGTCGAGACGAGCGGGCTCGCCGATCCGTATCCGGTCGCACAGACGTTCTTTCTCGACGATCCGATCGCGAAGGAGGTCGCGCTCGACGCGGTCGTCACGATGGTCGATGCGAAGCATATCCGCGCGCATCTCGACGACCTCGTGCTCGACGGCCGCGACAACCAGGCGGTCGACCAGATCGTCTGCGCGGACCGGATCGTGATCAACAAGGTCGACCTGGTCGATGCGCCGTCGATCGATGCGCTGACCGCGCGGCTGCGCGAGCTGAATACGACCGCCGAGATCGTCACGTCGAGCTATGCGCAGGTCGACCTCGACCGGATTCTCGGCATCGGCGCCAACGAATTCGCGCAGATCCTCGTCGAAAGCGACGGACTGCATGCCGACGAGCACGCTCATGCGGACGAGCACGGCGCACATGCGCACGACGAGCACGATGCGCACGACGGGCACGAAGACCACGATCATCACGAACATGACGACAGCGTGTCGTCGGTCGGCATCGAGGTCGACGCGGACGTCGATCTCGACGCGCTCGAAGCCTGGCTCGGCGAACTGCGCAACGCCGACACCGCAAACCTGTTCCGCATGAAAGGCATCCTCGCCGTGCACGGCCGCGCGCAGCGTTACGTGCTGCAAGGCGTGCACGGCGTGATCGAACTGCGCGCCGCGCAGGCGTGGGGGTGCGAGCCGCGCTCGTCGCGCATCGTTTTCATCGGCCGCGATCTCGATCGCGCCGCGCTGACCGACCGTTTCCATGCCTGTCTCGCCGCATCGGTCGCGGCCTGA
- a CDS encoding amidohydrolase family protein, with protein sequence MIIDTSCYPTNLVDLAWRHDGPPFTGERLIETMNGPFLINGKPRRVDKAFIQPPQGNTIYTYTDGEKSGTESIDAYMAYTVEMVRKHPDRFIGCFVYNPRCGVENGVNAIDHYVRKLGFKMVQFQANMHAYRPDRALDWLRPALKKCAELGVLVKLHTGDGPYSIPTEWVPMIKEFPTVNFIMAHFGVQTGGVYCFEPFQLAMDLPNVYCESGWCLQSRIVEFAKVLPKHKILFGSDTPPNEPGMWLRLLEVLCFEPPQGMNLDEDTLEDYLGNNTARMIGLEPTPAPRTVEEAKALLAA encoded by the coding sequence ATGATCATCGACACCAGCTGTTACCCGACGAATCTCGTCGACCTCGCGTGGCGTCACGACGGCCCGCCGTTCACCGGCGAGCGCCTGATCGAGACGATGAACGGCCCGTTCCTCATCAACGGCAAGCCGCGCCGCGTCGACAAGGCGTTCATCCAGCCGCCGCAAGGCAACACCATCTATACCTATACCGACGGCGAAAAGTCGGGCACCGAGTCGATCGATGCCTACATGGCGTATACGGTCGAGATGGTGCGCAAGCATCCCGACCGCTTCATCGGCTGCTTCGTCTACAACCCGCGCTGCGGCGTGGAGAACGGCGTCAATGCGATCGATCACTACGTGCGCAAGCTCGGCTTCAAGATGGTGCAGTTCCAGGCCAACATGCATGCGTACCGCCCCGACCGCGCGCTCGACTGGCTGCGCCCCGCGCTGAAGAAATGCGCGGAACTCGGCGTGCTCGTGAAGCTGCACACCGGCGACGGCCCGTACAGCATCCCGACCGAGTGGGTGCCGATGATCAAGGAATTCCCGACGGTCAATTTCATCATGGCGCACTTCGGTGTGCAGACGGGCGGCGTCTACTGTTTCGAGCCGTTCCAGCTCGCGATGGACCTGCCGAACGTGTACTGCGAATCGGGCTGGTGCCTGCAGTCGCGCATCGTCGAATTCGCGAAAGTGCTGCCGAAACACAAGATCCTGTTCGGCTCCGACACGCCGCCGAACGAACCGGGCATGTGGCTGCGCCTGCTCGAAGTGCTGTGCTTCGAGCCGCCGCAGGGGATGAATCTCGACGAGGACACGCTCGAGGATTACCTCGGCAACAACACCGCGCGGATGATCGGCCTCGAACCGACGCCCGCACCACGCACCGTCGAAGAAGCGAAAGCGCTGCTCGCCGCCTGA
- a CDS encoding amidohydrolase family protein encodes MIIDTHLHPTNLVDEAWRHTGEPFTGERLLKMMDGPYIINGKPRRIDMGFIQPPPGNTGYRDGNRRGREGIRDYMAYIAELTQKYPDRFIGNFTYNPRWGPENGAAELEFHIREYGFKMVKLHANMHGYRPDRALDWLRPAMKVCAKYNIVVLIHTGDGPYTIPTQFYPIIREFPMVNFIIGHFGIQTGGNYSFEAFWMAMDTPNVYCESGWCYQSRIVEFARELPRNKIVFGTDSPPNEPGMWLRELEMLCGPAPQGMDLDEDGLEDYMGNNIARLVGIEPTKPPKDLAEAELRLKATYV; translated from the coding sequence ATGATCATCGATACGCACCTGCACCCGACCAACCTCGTCGACGAGGCCTGGCGCCATACCGGCGAACCGTTCACCGGCGAACGCCTGCTGAAGATGATGGACGGCCCGTACATCATCAACGGCAAGCCGCGCCGCATCGACATGGGCTTCATCCAGCCGCCGCCCGGCAACACCGGCTATCGCGACGGCAACCGCCGCGGCCGCGAAGGTATCCGCGACTACATGGCGTACATCGCCGAACTGACGCAGAAGTACCCCGACCGCTTCATCGGCAACTTCACGTACAACCCGCGCTGGGGCCCGGAGAACGGCGCGGCCGAGCTCGAGTTCCATATCAGGGAGTACGGCTTCAAGATGGTGAAGCTGCACGCGAACATGCACGGCTACCGGCCCGATCGCGCGCTCGACTGGCTGCGCCCGGCGATGAAGGTCTGCGCGAAGTACAACATCGTCGTGCTGATTCATACCGGCGACGGGCCTTACACCATTCCGACGCAGTTCTACCCGATCATCCGTGAGTTTCCGATGGTGAACTTCATCATCGGTCACTTCGGGATCCAGACGGGCGGCAACTACTCGTTCGAGGCGTTCTGGATGGCGATGGACACGCCGAACGTCTATTGCGAGTCGGGCTGGTGCTACCAGTCGCGGATCGTCGAGTTCGCGCGCGAGCTGCCGCGCAACAAGATCGTGTTCGGCACCGATTCGCCGCCGAACGAGCCCGGCATGTGGCTGCGCGAACTGGAAATGCTGTGCGGGCCCGCGCCGCAGGGGATGGATCTCGACGAAGACGGCCTCGAGGATTACATGGGCAACAACATCGCCCGCCTCGTCGGCATCGAGCCGACCAAGCCGCCGAAGGATCTCGCCGAAGCGGAACTGCGCCTGAAGGCGACCTACGTGTAA
- a CDS encoding UbiD family decarboxylase, which translates to MASSLFAEQQDFHHFANTYRERFPDDVLTIAQPLSADQDVTAVVASLAARGRHEMLVCERVDGLSTPLVTNVFASRTRIGRLFGTDANGLFDAWQQRANAPVAPVVVPHGPVLDHIVEGDAVDLAQLPMIRHFETDRGPYVTNAVIVAEDPVTGVANLSYHRSMPHARNALATSLHSRGHLWRMLQTAQARGDTLKVAMVIGAHPLFMLAAAARVPFGADERALAGGLFGAPLQLVRTPRHGIGVPAAAEFVLEGTIDPHAHAEEGPFGEFTGYSSDRSTNNVLRVDTMMRRDDAWLVDVVGGPYAEHLTLARLPREAEMSEKLKARFPAVTAIHYPNSGTHFHCYVALKQTRDGEARQIMLALLGWDPYLKNVVAVDSDVDIDDDAQVLWAIATHFQPHRDLFVVDGLPGSPLDPSSSADGTTSRMGIDATRGSHFDGVRARVGDAAMRRAAALLASAAGAAR; encoded by the coding sequence ATGGCGTCCAGCCTTTTCGCCGAGCAGCAGGATTTCCACCATTTCGCGAACACGTATCGCGAACGCTTTCCGGACGACGTGCTGACGATCGCGCAGCCGCTGTCCGCCGACCAGGACGTCACGGCCGTCGTCGCGTCGCTCGCCGCGCGCGGCCGGCACGAGATGCTCGTATGCGAGCGCGTCGACGGCCTGTCGACACCGCTCGTCACCAACGTATTCGCATCCCGCACGCGGATCGGCCGCTTGTTCGGCACCGATGCGAACGGCCTGTTCGACGCCTGGCAGCAGCGCGCGAACGCGCCGGTCGCGCCGGTCGTCGTGCCGCATGGCCCGGTGCTCGATCATATTGTCGAAGGCGACGCGGTCGACCTCGCGCAGCTGCCGATGATCCGCCACTTCGAAACCGACCGCGGCCCGTACGTAACCAATGCGGTGATCGTCGCCGAAGATCCGGTCACCGGTGTCGCGAACCTCAGCTATCACCGCTCGATGCCGCATGCGCGCAACGCGCTGGCGACGAGCCTGCATTCGCGCGGCCATCTGTGGCGCATGCTGCAAACCGCGCAAGCGCGCGGCGATACGCTGAAGGTCGCGATGGTGATCGGCGCGCATCCGCTGTTCATGCTGGCCGCCGCCGCGCGCGTGCCGTTCGGGGCGGACGAGCGCGCGCTCGCGGGCGGCCTGTTCGGCGCGCCGCTGCAGCTCGTGCGCACGCCGCGGCATGGCATCGGCGTGCCGGCCGCCGCCGAGTTCGTGCTCGAAGGCACGATCGATCCGCACGCGCATGCCGAAGAAGGCCCGTTCGGCGAATTCACCGGCTACTCGTCGGATCGCTCGACCAACAACGTGCTGCGCGTCGACACGATGATGCGGCGCGACGACGCCTGGCTCGTCGACGTGGTCGGCGGCCCGTACGCGGAACATCTGACGCTCGCGCGCCTGCCGCGCGAAGCCGAGATGAGCGAGAAGCTGAAGGCGCGCTTCCCGGCCGTCACCGCGATCCACTATCCGAATTCCGGCACGCACTTCCACTGCTATGTCGCGCTGAAACAGACGCGCGACGGCGAGGCGCGCCAGATCATGCTCGCGCTGCTCGGCTGGGATCCTTATCTGAAGAACGTCGTCGCCGTCGACAGCGACGTCGACATCGACGACGACGCGCAAGTGCTGTGGGCGATCGCCACGCACTTCCAGCCGCATCGCGACCTGTTCGTGGTCGACGGCCTGCCGGGCAGCCCGCTCGACCCGTCGTCGTCCGCCGACGGCACCACGTCGCGGATGGGGATCGATGCGACGCGCGGCTCGCACTTCGACGGCGTGCGTGCCCGCGTCGGCGATGCCGCGATGCGGCGCGCCGCCGCCCTGCTCGCATCGGCCGCCGGAGCCGCACGATGA
- a CDS encoding LysR substrate-binding domain-containing protein, which produces MLKRYPSIQSMQAFLQAARVGSFSSAARQLALTHSAISQQIRSLEEFIGQPLFARAGGRVILTDAGTLFANQLSDGLEQIDRALSSVKGRTTAPSIRVDVDPELMQGWLPARLPALMRALDGATLTVLSAPRHDRDAFDRVDVALRYGYGEWEGVDSALVCPDRLTAMAAPALLARYGLSAPLTPAQVLDLPLLGYTKRSWIPWLEAAGLEPVEPETVAVFDNAAGLVATLASGLGAGLVRGLLAADARRDGRLVELCSIAIPTHYNLHAIWPRERHARVKPLVDAIGALAAASLVH; this is translated from the coding sequence ATGCTCAAGCGCTACCCTTCGATCCAGTCGATGCAGGCGTTCCTGCAGGCCGCGCGAGTCGGCAGCTTTTCCAGCGCGGCGCGCCAGCTGGCGCTCACGCACAGCGCGATCAGCCAGCAGATCCGCTCGCTCGAGGAATTCATCGGCCAGCCGCTGTTCGCGCGGGCCGGCGGCCGCGTGATCCTGACCGACGCGGGCACGCTGTTCGCGAACCAGCTGTCGGACGGGCTCGAACAGATCGATCGCGCACTGTCGTCGGTGAAGGGCCGCACGACCGCGCCGTCGATCCGTGTCGACGTCGATCCGGAACTGATGCAGGGCTGGCTGCCGGCGCGGCTGCCCGCGCTGATGCGCGCGCTCGACGGCGCGACGCTGACGGTGCTGTCGGCGCCGCGCCACGACCGCGATGCATTCGACCGCGTCGATGTCGCGCTGCGCTACGGCTACGGGGAATGGGAAGGCGTCGACAGCGCGCTGGTCTGTCCCGACCGGTTGACCGCGATGGCCGCGCCCGCGCTGCTGGCGCGCTACGGCCTCAGCGCGCCGCTCACGCCCGCGCAGGTGCTGGACCTGCCGCTGCTCGGCTATACGAAGCGTTCGTGGATTCCGTGGCTCGAAGCGGCCGGCCTCGAGCCGGTCGAGCCCGAGACGGTCGCGGTGTTCGACAACGCGGCGGGACTCGTCGCGACGCTCGCGTCAGGGCTCGGCGCGGGGCTCGTGCGCGGGCTGCTGGCGGCCGACGCACGCCGCGACGGACGGCTCGTCGAGCTGTGCTCGATCGCGATTCCGACGCACTACAACCTCCATGCGATCTGGCCGCGCGAACGGCATGCGCGCGTGAAGCCGCTGGTCGACGCGATCGGCGCGCTGGCCGCGGCATCGCTCGTGCACTGA
- a CDS encoding aspartate/glutamate racemase family protein yields the protein MISRIRIGILTPSSNTALEPLTSAIVAELPNVSVHFARFTVTEIALSAAALDQFDAERILVAARQLADARVDVIGWSGTSAGWLGFERDAALCRAIEQATGIPATTSVLALNELLERTGVRRLGLVTPYLDDVQQRIVRQYAQLGIDCVAERHLGLRDNYSFAEVPDTQIAALMRNTAQARPDAVATFCTNLHAAHLAAPFEQATGIPAYDTVSTVVWKALRMVDVDTRVLRRWGQLFSVS from the coding sequence GTGATTTCGCGCATCCGCATCGGCATCCTGACGCCGTCGTCCAACACCGCGCTCGAACCGCTGACCTCGGCAATCGTCGCCGAACTGCCGAACGTCAGCGTGCATTTCGCGCGCTTCACCGTGACCGAGATCGCGTTGAGTGCGGCCGCGCTCGACCAGTTCGACGCGGAGCGCATTCTCGTCGCGGCCCGGCAGCTCGCAGACGCGCGCGTCGACGTGATCGGCTGGAGCGGCACATCGGCCGGCTGGCTCGGCTTCGAGCGCGACGCCGCACTATGCCGCGCGATCGAGCAGGCGACGGGCATTCCCGCGACGACCTCCGTGCTCGCGCTCAACGAATTGCTCGAACGAACCGGCGTGCGGCGGCTCGGCCTCGTCACCCCCTATCTCGACGACGTGCAGCAGCGCATCGTCCGTCAGTACGCGCAGCTCGGCATCGATTGCGTGGCCGAACGCCATCTGGGGCTGCGCGACAACTACAGCTTCGCGGAAGTACCGGACACGCAGATCGCCGCGCTGATGCGCAACACCGCGCAGGCAAGGCCCGATGCCGTCGCGACGTTCTGCACGAACCTGCACGCCGCCCATCTGGCCGCGCCGTTCGAGCAGGCGACCGGGATCCCGGCGTACGACACGGTGTCGACGGTCGTGTGGAAGGCGCTGCGGATGGTGGATGTCGATACGCGGGTGTTGCGAAGGTGGGGGCAGCTGTTTTCGGTCAGTTGA
- a CDS encoding nucleobase:cation symporter-2 family protein, translating into MNSASHPVDRMLPRRQMLTLGLQHMLVAYIGAIAVPLIVASALKMSPADTTVLISTALFCSGISTILQTVGVWKLGVRLPILQGVAFSSVGPVIAIGLTPGVGFAGVCGAVIGAGIVTTFAAPLVGRLRRLFPPVVTGCIVTVIGLQLFPVAYQWAGGGDAAKLRFGDLSFLAVALVVAIVILAVNRFANAFLRNLSVLIGLVAGSLLAIALGMGNFSNVGAAPWFTVPYPFHFGTPVFAIVPVLTMVVVMIVQMVESMGLFVAIGDIVEKQVSEDDVVRGLRANGIASAIAGTFAAFPFIAFMENVGLVILTGVRSRWIVAVSGVLMCVVALVPKIGAVVASTPSAALGGAGIAMFGVVVAAGVQTLAKVDFEGNRYNVLIVGFTIATALIPVMAPKVFAHMPDWTQPFLHSGVVLACLVSVVLNALLNGVQAAEPGEAHVAADAAHRGPMARECE; encoded by the coding sequence ATGAACTCTGCCTCACATCCCGTCGACCGGATGCTGCCGCGCCGCCAGATGCTGACGCTCGGCCTGCAACACATGCTCGTCGCCTATATCGGCGCGATCGCGGTGCCGCTGATCGTCGCGTCCGCGCTGAAGATGTCGCCCGCCGACACGACCGTCCTGATCAGCACCGCGTTGTTCTGCTCCGGCATCTCGACGATCCTGCAGACGGTCGGCGTCTGGAAGCTGGGCGTGCGCCTGCCGATCCTGCAGGGCGTCGCGTTCAGCAGCGTCGGCCCCGTGATCGCGATCGGGCTGACGCCCGGCGTCGGGTTCGCGGGCGTCTGCGGCGCGGTGATCGGCGCCGGCATCGTCACGACCTTCGCCGCGCCGCTGGTCGGCCGGCTGCGCCGGCTGTTCCCGCCGGTCGTCACCGGCTGCATCGTCACGGTGATCGGGCTGCAGCTGTTTCCGGTCGCGTACCAGTGGGCCGGCGGCGGCGACGCCGCGAAACTGCGCTTCGGCGATCTGTCCTTCCTCGCGGTCGCACTCGTCGTCGCGATCGTGATCCTCGCGGTCAACCGCTTCGCGAACGCGTTCCTGCGCAACCTGTCGGTGCTGATCGGGCTCGTGGCGGGCAGCCTGCTCGCGATCGCGCTCGGGATGGGCAATTTCTCGAACGTCGGGGCAGCGCCGTGGTTCACGGTGCCCTACCCGTTTCATTTCGGCACGCCGGTGTTCGCGATCGTGCCGGTGCTGACGATGGTCGTCGTGATGATCGTGCAGATGGTCGAGTCGATGGGGCTGTTCGTCGCGATCGGCGATATCGTCGAGAAGCAGGTGAGCGAGGACGACGTGGTACGCGGCCTGCGCGCGAACGGCATCGCCAGCGCGATCGCGGGCACCTTTGCCGCGTTTCCGTTCATCGCGTTCATGGAGAACGTCGGGCTCGTGATCCTGACCGGCGTGCGCAGCCGCTGGATCGTCGCGGTCAGCGGCGTGCTGATGTGCGTGGTCGCGCTCGTGCCGAAGATCGGCGCGGTGGTCGCCTCGACGCCGTCGGCCGCGCTCGGCGGCGCGGGCATCGCGATGTTCGGCGTGGTCGTCGCCGCCGGCGTGCAGACGCTCGCGAAAGTCGACTTCGAGGGCAACCGCTACAACGTGCTGATCGTCGGCTTCACGATCGCGACCGCGCTGATTCCGGTGATGGCGCCGAAGGTGTTCGCGCACATGCCCGACTGGACACAGCCGTTCCTGCATAGCGGCGTCGTGCTCGCGTGCCTCGTGTCGGTCGTGCTCAACGCGCTGCTGAACGGCGTGCAGGCTGCCGAACCCGGCGAAGCGCACGTCGCCGCCGACGCCGCGCATCGCGGCCCGATGGCGCGCGAATGCGAATGA
- a CDS encoding UbiX family flavin prenyltransferase, whose translation MSARRLVVGISGASGFVYGMRLLAMLRDLDIETHVVVSRAAALTMTHETDHKLADVAARASVLYRSDDIAAPISSGSFRTLGMIVAPCSMKTLAEIATGMSSGLISRAADVVLKERRRLVLLARETPYTLTHLRNMTTVTEMGAIVAPPVPAFYARPASLDRMIDHTLGRVLDLFDLDSRTVHRWKEHASQPNLLNGDAS comes from the coding sequence ATGAGCGCGCGGCGACTCGTGGTCGGCATCAGCGGCGCGTCCGGTTTCGTATACGGGATGCGGCTGCTGGCGATGCTGCGCGATCTCGATATCGAGACGCACGTCGTCGTGTCGCGTGCGGCCGCGCTGACGATGACGCACGAGACCGACCACAAGCTCGCCGACGTCGCCGCGCGGGCAAGCGTGCTCTATCGCAGCGACGACATCGCCGCGCCGATTTCGAGCGGCTCGTTCCGCACGCTCGGGATGATCGTCGCGCCGTGCTCGATGAAGACGCTCGCCGAAATCGCGACCGGCATGTCGTCGGGCCTGATTTCACGCGCGGCCGACGTCGTGCTGAAGGAGCGCCGCCGGCTCGTGCTGCTCGCCCGCGAGACACCGTACACGCTCACGCATCTGCGCAACATGACGACCGTCACCGAGATGGGCGCGATCGTCGCGCCGCCGGTGCCGGCCTTCTACGCACGCCCCGCTTCGCTCGACCGGATGATCGATCACACGCTCGGCCGCGTGCTCGACCTGTTCGATCTCGATTCCCGCACCGTCCATCGCTGGAAGGAACACGCATCGCAGCCCAACCTGCTCAACGGAGACGCATCATGA
- a CDS encoding LysR substrate-binding domain-containing protein, producing MDMRVLRYFAVLADELHFGRAAARLHISQPPLSQQIRLLEEQLGTTLFVRSQHRVELTEAGKTLKEQVPLIVAQFDRAIDLTRCAGRGEVGRLAVGIISSAMVAPIPQALRVFARRHPHVHWSLHEMTPAAQIDALKEKRLDVCFFRLFQDDPAIRSEIVVRETAVAVLPLDHRLAAREAIALDELADEQFVSFGLRQSHLARFLQQSCVDARFTPRIAHEVVEVHTLLSLVREGLGVALLPASSQQIATGGVAFVPLSTPALEVSLQARYRADDTSAVLGSFLDTVREVAAEFGA from the coding sequence ATGGACATGCGTGTGTTGCGTTACTTCGCGGTGCTGGCCGACGAACTGCATTTCGGGCGCGCCGCCGCGCGGCTCCATATCTCGCAGCCGCCGTTGAGCCAGCAGATCCGGCTGCTCGAGGAGCAACTCGGCACCACGCTGTTCGTGCGCTCGCAGCATCGCGTCGAGCTCACCGAGGCAGGGAAAACACTGAAGGAACAGGTGCCGCTGATCGTCGCGCAGTTCGATCGCGCGATCGATCTCACGCGCTGCGCGGGGCGCGGAGAAGTCGGGCGCCTGGCGGTCGGCATCATCAGCTCGGCGATGGTCGCGCCGATTCCGCAGGCGTTGCGCGTGTTCGCCAGGCGTCATCCGCACGTGCATTGGTCGCTGCACGAGATGACGCCGGCCGCGCAGATCGACGCGTTGAAGGAGAAGCGGCTCGACGTGTGTTTCTTCCGGCTGTTCCAGGACGATCCGGCGATCCGCAGCGAAATTGTCGTGCGCGAGACGGCGGTCGCGGTGCTGCCGCTCGATCATCGGCTCGCGGCGCGCGAAGCGATCGCGCTCGACGAACTCGCCGACGAGCAGTTCGTGTCGTTCGGCCTGCGCCAGTCGCACCTGGCGAGATTCCTGCAGCAGAGCTGCGTCGATGCGCGCTTTACGCCGCGGATCGCGCACGAAGTCGTCGAAGTGCATACGCTGCTGTCGCTCGTGCGGGAAGGGCTCGGCGTCGCGCTGCTGCCGGCGTCGTCGCAGCAGATCGCGACGGGCGGCGTCGCGTTCGTGCCGCTGTCGACGCCGGCGCTCGAAGTGTCGCTGCAGGCGCGCTACCGGGCGGACGATACGTCCGCGGTGCTCGGGTCGTTCCTCGATACCGTGCGCGAGGTCGCGGCGGAATTCGGCGCCTGA